The window GGTCACCCCGAAGTTCGATCTCGGCTTCATGCTCCTGACCCCCGACCTGCAGGACGCCAATCAGTTTGAAAAAGAGCTGACCCTCGCCCTCGGGCCTGAAGTCCTCACCCCCGCTTACTGCTACCTCTCCATGACGGAGTGGACGGAATACAGCGAGAAGGAAGAGGAAGCCTCCGAGCGCATCGCCCGCACCGAGAACCTGGAGGTCGGCTCCGAAGCTCACACCAAGCGCCTGGCCGAGTGGAAGGGCCACATGGACAAATACTACAGTGACCGCCTGTATCCCAACATGCCGGACTGGCAGGTCATGTGCTTTTACCCCATGAGCAAGCGCCGTAACGTGGGCGCCAACTGGTATGCCCAGGACTTCGCCAAACGCCGTGAACTGATGAGCGGCCACGCCCGCACCGGTCGCAAGTTCTCCGGCAAGGTCCGCCAGCTCATCACCGGCTCCACCGGCCTGGATACCCATGAGTGGGGTGTCACCCTCTTTGCCCACGACATCTACCAGATCAAAACCATCGTCTACGAGATGCGCTGGGATGAAGTGACCACCCAATACGGTGAGTTTGGAGACTTCTACATCGGCATCCAGCTCAACGGTCAGGAACTCTTCCAGCGCCTGCTGCTGGCTTGATTTCGGAGCCTTTGGGATTAAAATCCCGTCCATGAGCGCCGCCTCTATATCTTATTCTCCGCTGCTGGAGTCCGTAATGGCTTCAGCAGCCAAGCTTTCAAGAGATGAAAAGGTGGCCCTCGTGGAAAAGTTGGAGGCAGAATTAATCGAAGTGTCAGAGCCCTCCGAATGGGAGGCTCAACTAGCGCAGGAAAGATTGCGTCTTTTTGAGCAAGGTCTTTCCGTTCCAATTCCATGGGAGGAAG of the Prosthecobacter debontii genome contains:
- the hemQ gene encoding hydrogen peroxide-dependent heme synthase, with the translated sequence MTPIIPQEGWIVQHLFYTLDHGFWAALTPEEKAERMEHFDATVQKIRSHPKTQLLSFSMVTPKFDLGFMLLTPDLQDANQFEKELTLALGPEVLTPAYCYLSMTEWTEYSEKEEEASERIARTENLEVGSEAHTKRLAEWKGHMDKYYSDRLYPNMPDWQVMCFYPMSKRRNVGANWYAQDFAKRRELMSGHARTGRKFSGKVRQLITGSTGLDTHEWGVTLFAHDIYQIKTIVYEMRWDEVTTQYGEFGDFYIGIQLNGQELFQRLLLA
- a CDS encoding addiction module protein, which translates into the protein MSAASISYSPLLESVMASAAKLSRDEKVALVEKLEAELIEVSEPSEWEAQLAQERLRLFEQGLSVPIPWEEAKARLKQKWGKK